In a genomic window of Gigantopelta aegis isolate Gae_Host chromosome 9, Gae_host_genome, whole genome shotgun sequence:
- the LOC121381287 gene encoding uncharacterized protein LOC121381287, with product MGEDEPLEQVLEQGQTSRRSVRIAVKKTETVQHAENGITSAQKKKSSAESSSDYRKRIKADPERYRNHLEYENNRVKLFLANLTPEKKGQYQKVTNERVRKWRAEQKAVGKSVSSYVAPKTRKEKETKKEQWKMQKATWRVNRSEEQKAAEKEKRRQKYLEKKRKNIYIYCLDEL from the coding sequence ATGGGTGAGGATGAACCTTTGGAGCAAGTACTTGAGCAAGGTCAAACTTCACGTCGAAGTGTCAGAATTGCAGTGAAGAAAACTGAAACTGTTCAACATGCAGAAAATGGTATCACGTCAgcacagaaaaagaaaagtagTGCAGAGTCTTCAAGTGATTATCGGAAGAGAATAAAGGCAGACCCGGAAAGATACCGAAACCACTTGGAGTACGAAAACAATCGTGTAAAGCTATTCTTGGCCAACCTGACACCAGAAAAGAAAGGGCAGTACCAGAAAGTGACAAATGAGCGTGTGAGAAAGTGGAGGGCTGAACAGAAGGCTGTGGGAAAGAGTGTTAGCTCATATGTTGCACCAAAAACCAGAAAAGAAAAGGagacaaaaaaagaacaatGGAAAATGCAAAAGGCTACATGGAGGGTCAACAGATCTGAAGAACAAAAGGcagcagaaaaagaaaaaagaaggcaGAAGTAtcttgaaaagaaaagaaaaaacatatatatatattgtcttgATGAGCTATGA